TTCTGTTGACAGTGATATGCTAATTTATGCTGATAGGTGTCAAGTCAGCTAACTGTGATAAAGAATCCattaaagaactgaaaagaataaatgaagcTGAATAAGTTATTGAAGGATCTGGAGTGAACAACACCAGATGACTACTGATCTGAAAAATACATGTTCTCATGTCGCTGTCAACCACTGTgctcatgaaaaaaaacaatttgtcAACACTTAGtgcctgcttgctgctgctcatcTTCCAGTCCCTGCTCCTTGCCTGCATTATGAAAAGCTTTCCACATCTGGCTGATGAACCCATTACTCTACTTCTATCCCAATGGGCAGAGTTACTCCTGTTTTAGCAAGTGAAACACTCAACTCTCTTGACACCTGGTTGCACAACAGCAGGCTTGATCAGTCTaaggaaatcatagaatcattaagggtggaaaagacctccaagatcatctagtctaaccatccacctatcaccaatactgcccactaacccacgccccttagtgccacatctccacggttcttgaactCCATCACCTCCAATTACAACAATGTAATTGTTATCTCAGACGCATCATCCGCCCCTTCAGAAAGCATCCCCCAAGATCTTCTAACTCCTCCATCCATCAATATCTGGGGACAGACTGAAAGACCTCTACACCCATCACCACAAATGCAACTGTGGTTTATGAGAAAGAACGCACAGATATTTGATCACAATACTTCTAATTTATACACCTTGATTCAAGTTCTTTCTCTCTTGATGCTGTTCCAATAAATAAGGCCCAATTCTAATTCTTCCCTTTGTATCTTTATTTATTACACACTGGGACAAATATACCAAGCGTTAAtaacaagaacaaaatattGACTTTACAGGATGCAACTGTCcgaaaagcatttttcagtgcagtAACTGACCAAAtcaagaggaaagcaaaaatctTAAGACACAGTAAGTTTCCACATGCAGAATCACACCAAGTTTAAGTCTTCCCTGAATCTGTGTGACACTGTTTCCTACCGAGGAATGGCACAGATCTGGTGTGGAGGTGGCTTCTTTGtacttgaaaaaacaaacttggTGCTGACTTCGTTCACTCCATCTGGCAGGGTGAAGGTGAATGCCTGCAGCAGGGTGCAGAAGATGATGAAGAGCTCCAGCCTTGCCAGCAGTTCCCCCATGCATGCACGGTGCCCtgggaaaagatggaaaaggcAATCAGCCAAAGGGTTTCTATCAAACCTACCTTTCTAGCTCTGGGCTTATTAGCATTATGAATTTTTCTGCTACTGTTGTGATAGCTGGGTCTCTACTACATGAGAAGCTAGATCTTCCGAGAAAAAGGCCTCTGTAGGTCACCCCTTCTCTTTCAACCTTTGCCACGTGCAATTGGGCTTTTCTCTTCCTGGAGTTCTGTAAGACACTGGAATGCATTTCTATACCTCTTTGTAGATGCCTTCTCAGTTCACACTGAGGAACGAGTGGATCTTTAGTTACTATCACACGGAATAAATCaatccctgttcagtgcattcACCTATTGAGAATGGTAGGAATGCTTCTCTGTGTACAAAGTTTCCATCTTTATCGAGGAAGTGTCCCGGGTTGAACTGATCAGGTGTCTCCCATTTTTCAGGATCAGACAGAACAGAGTCGATATTTACCAGAACGATGGTGTCCTGAAAAAGAGTACATTTGTTAAAGTGCATTGGTTTTACTTTTCCTATTGCTATTGTGTTTTTGGCTTTTCAGCAACAGAATGAATAACAGTTTAATTTCATATTTGCAAGGTTTTCAAGTAGAAAACACGCAGCGTGCTTGTTCAGTACCTTTGGAATAGGAAATCCCAGCAGCTCCGTGTCCTTCACAGTATATCTGGGAAGTGCAATTAAGACAATATTACTGTATCGTTGGATTTCATGAATCACAGCATTTGTGTATGGCAagttttttctgtctttgtagcAAATTAAACGGGAACTGCCCAGGACAGCATCCAGCTCCTTATGGACTTTCTCTGGAAAGAAATAGTCAGCTTTAAATGCACAACAATCTGTAAGCCCTACAGTCATCCTTCTTCCTACTGTTATATTTATGGTTATAATTATACCCATTGcttgtggtggtttttttacAGTTATAATTATActcaataaaatgaaaaagatattaaaaaaataaaaagaaattcaacatCCCGTGTGGATGAGCAGGAAGAAATATTAATCTCTTATGAAGGTACTGGTTTAGAAACTGAGCAAGGTTCAGCCTTCACTCAGAATCACACAGGAATGAATTGAAAAGGcaatttctgctctgaaatggCCTGATTAATACCACAGCCTTGATTATTGCAATTTGATTCTGTGCATCAGGAAACTCAGAGAGGCTGACAGACCGTGCTGTGAGCATTCAGCACATGCACTCCAGTCTCACATTTTAGGTCTTTTGAAGAGCCATTAGTTAACAACTATGGGAAATCCCTTCCCTTTATTACCTCTactgttttctccctccagtCTACTTCTGCAAAGTACTCAGGAACACATGGAACAGCAGGAGTCACAAATCAAAGACCCATCCTGTGCTCATGGACAGTCTGACCAGTTGTAAGTGGAGGGGCAGGGGGAATAAATCTCACCCTAGAGTGGACTTCTCCAATTGATCAGATGGATCACACCCTGAATTCGGAGCAGATCTCCCAGAAATGAAACCTGAAAGGACTACTCTGATGCATGCAGCTCACCTGATTCACGCTCTACTCATTCGTTTCTCTGCTGTTCTTTAATTAGCTCTGCTACTATTTGAACACATAGAATTTCTAAGAAGCTGCAAAACTGTGGTGTACTCACCTTGAACATCAGGATAAGCCACCATGTAGAGCAATGCCCAACGCAAAGTGGTGGCTGTCGTTTCTGTGCCAGCCAGAAAGAGGTCAAAAATAGTCTGCAACAAATTGGCCTTGTCATATGTAGCCCCAGCATCTTCTTTAGACTGCATACGTAAGTGGCAAACAGCAAGTTAAGACACAAAAGGAGAAGCAAAGCACCTTCTTGTATCACAGAAATGTTCACTGACACTAcccaaaatggaaaaaaataaaacaaaaacctgaagggctaggaaaaaaaagaaaacttcttgaATAATATGAAGGCATTTTCTCATATTCCCCAGCGTATCTGCAAATTTATCCTGCCCCTGTGCTCCTGTTGTTTGTCAGCCGTGACAAATGTAGGCAGTCACTCATGCTTTCCACTCTTGCTGCAAATCCCACTACAATTTGCATTCTTAAATGTATCTTAGCCACATGCAGATCTATTACTGTGCTTACAAGAAATCTACCTGCAAATCTACTCGTAGTGCtacttcatcctcctcctcccatcccacaGTTTCAGCTTTTGGTTTGTTCTCTAATTCATCCAACTATAAGCTTTTCTAGGCAGAGATTTTATATTCCCTAACTTCTATTAAACACCATAATAATTAAAGGAATACTTAAAATCCTTATTTGTCAATGGAGCCTAAGAGAAGCTGCTTGACACTCACTTTAGCCATCTGATCCAAATAGTAGCCAATAAAATCTTGATTTTCATCGACTTTTCCTTTGTGACTTCCAATTTCCTCTTCTAACAGAGCCCTCATAGTATCTATACTGGCCAAAGCCTTCTTACACCGTGTTAGAAAATGGGTTGCAATCCAGGGAACCTGATCGTGGACCTGTAAAAGAGGTGATTTAGATATGTGGTGTTACTGACATCAGCATACTAAATTTGAATCCTAATATGGGACTGTGGGTAGTGGAAGAAGGGAATCCACTTCTTCCACTTCTTCTTCcacagaagtggaagaagaAGACTCCAATGACTGTCTCTTCACTGCTGCCTCAAAAGGATATTGCCTATCCAGTAATGTATTAAAGGTTTTCTTAGTCCTAATattgggagaaaagaaaaatgtaagtatttttaattttttatttatttttaaccaaaatGGACCCTCAGATTAGCTAAGAACTGAGTTACGGTCATTTTCAGTTAgtgagagatggggaaaaatcATGCAAGGTGCAAAGCCTGCCAAGTTCCAGCCATGTACATTGGTAACATGACTTCTTGCTGATATACAGCATCGTGGGTCCCACCTGTGAATGGTTAACAGTATAACTGCCCTGGTTTCAGGCTGTGCATCCCATTGCTTTTGCAGCTGCAGTCACAACTTCACACCAAATCACAACAGCAAATTGTTCTGTCCAGTGACCCAGACGTTacagtgggagctgctgccatcagtgGGGCAAACATCAGTTTTGGATGGGTCATCTGGAAGTACCATTCCAATGCATACTTCAGTACCTCTACGTGCACCAGTATTCTTTTTTGTTATAAAACCAGCCAGATGCCTTTCTATTATCTGCatataaaataacacaaaaaaatcattatcCTCACATAAAATGAGACACTGTTTGCAAATGCTGATATATCATCCACGGCTTCAACCAAGcggagaaatcttttgtcttctATGGAGAAGCGGTGTCCCAAAATCAGAGCACAAATTACATTGGAGACAGTGTGAGTAACGGGCACAGCGGGGTCCAGAGGTTTTCCTGTAAACACAGCGAGCAGTTTCACCATTAACACCAATTCTGCTTTTCCCCACTGAGCAGAGAGCTGGAgaaatagaattgttgaatcgttagggttggaaaagacctccaagatcaccaagtccaaccccaacccatccccactttGTCCTCAGTAACACACCTTGAACTCCTCATAACATTTTACCAAATTTCCCTCACGCTGATTACATTATAAGATGGAAAATGGCAATTTGTCAGCAAAATATATGagtaaaaataacttcagcCGGCCAAAACATCGCtgattaaagaaaacagcaagacaGCCAGAGGAAATGGAATTCATAGTGGTAATAAGGCAAACGTACCCCTTCCAGAGAGCCCTGGCACTGTGTTTGGCAACAATTGGTAGTAAAAAAAGGGTAGAGCACAAACCTTTTGTGTTCCGCAGGTACTGAACCAGGTGATGGGCTTCCTCCTGGATTTGACACTCCTGGTTTTGTTTCCCTACTCCCATTTTCCTCATTGTTAGGAGTCCAAAGCGGCGCTGTTGCTTCCAGAGATGGCCATTAGAGAACATAACACCTAGGATCACAGTGAATTAATTCTTTATGAATGAATGAATTGAAGCTGTTAATGTTTCAAAGATCTTTCTCAGTTTTTGCCAGCAGACCTGTAGcattcctctttccctttctttcctccttccttctagTCTTGCCTCCTACCTCCCGTATAGAAACTCTTATCATAGCTGTATTCTGCCATCATTGTTCCAAGAGAACCCAAAAAGAGACGTTTCATAAAGCCTTATGAAAATATTAACCTATATTATGACCTATATTCCACTGTACATTAGGCACCATTTCCAAAACCACGGTTAGAATTTATCAGAAGGGTCTATGAAATAATAGTTACCATTTCCATTAGTCATCAACCTGAAGGCTCTGCTTAATGGCCTTCCAGCAACTTCTTCAGCATGGGCAGTCATCCCCTCCTTCACTGCCTGGTACCCATGTAGGACAACGACAGGTGTGCCTGTAAGCCATAATGTGAAGATATTGCCATACATGCTGGCCATCTGTAGAACAAAACAGCACCACAACAACACAAGTGAGAACTGGCACATTAAAATCCAGCAaaatcaggctggatggggccctgatcccctgaaggagctgtgggtgtccctgttcattgcagggagctGGACAGGTTGGCCTTTAagcatcccttccaactcaaacggttttatgactctatgattctacattgAACGGATCCCCACTGATTTTCACATTTATACAATTGGGAATAAATCTCTCCCCAGCATTCAAAAGAAAACCACGTTAACAAAAACACGTCTCCATTCTTCAGCCAGCCGATGAATCTATCAACGAGCTGCCTGAAAATACGTACCTTTTTAAGGATGTCGTGGTGAATTTGGAACTTCATCTGCAGCAGATTCCCAAAGAGGGGGAATGGAGCTGGTCCAGGGGGAAGCTGTCTTCGCTTCCATTGCATTCCCAGGAACTGCACGAGGAGCAGAGAGGCTGCCAAACATACCAGCACCGCACTCACTGCTAACATTTCCCTCCTGACTTACACAGTGAGCTTCTATCTGGAAAACTGCTACACAAACAGAGGGCAGATCCATTTATCTTGTTCTGCTGGTACCTCcccaagaagaaaatgttcaggCTTCTGCTCTTCCCTCTTTATCACTTTGCTTTACCTTCTGATCCCAGAGAATTACGTGTTGCTTATATGCACGTGTGGCATTGCTCCATTACATTATAGCCACAAATCTGGCAAGCGTTGGTCCTTCAAAGGGTACCAAATGCAGTTAATTATACGCTGAGACCACGGTGACAAAAATCCCTGCCCAGGGTACTGGTTTCATCAGGGGCCTCTTGCAAGAGCACGGGAAACCAACAGAGCTTTCTGGGGGTGCTGCACAGGTAGGTGGGGCTGAGGTTGTGATCAAGCAGAACGAGGAATTTCTTcagccacagcctgcagcaggaatAAAATCGACATCTTCATGAGCCTCTTTCACAAGTGCCGCCCTGTAATCAAGCAGCTCCACTGGGGAGCTGTTTGCTCCTTTGCTGCTCCTTTATGCAGAGGAGACCATAAGGACAGTGCAGCTCCAGTGCTGCTTTGGCATTCAcccaggagcagcaccagcTCAGAGCCAAGCTGGGGCATGTGGCACTCTGGGAGGTCACCCAGTTGGCTTAGCTGCACACTTGCCAACCTTACCTACTTTAGAGACTACTCAGAGTTCCTTTCTTGTGGCATtgtccttttctctgtctcaaACCACTCCCACCTCTGAAAGCAGCATTACCCAAAGTCTTCTcatgaggaggaaggagccaGTTGTGAtggaagcagctgtgctgggaggacaCCCCAAACTGAACCACTGTCCTTCGCCAGTTTTCTCTGTAAGGAGCACAGCGGGCAATTTCCTGGGTGTCTCTGACTCTGCATTGCTCTGACCCTTGAGCAGAACTGGACACGGGGCTCCAGGcatggcctcaccagtgctgagcagtggggAAGGATCACTTaccttgacctgctggcaacactgtgaGCCCTGGGGCACTTTGCTAGTCATTAGCCCCCAACCAGACTTCACATCACCAAGCACACATGAGGTCCCACATTCACTGCTCTCTCCCCATCCATCAGGCTGATCGTTTCACTGCAGAGGTTCATCCCGTTGGCCAAACACAACCTTCCCTTGGAAGCATCAGTCTTCatcaacaaacaaaattaagaaattcAAGCAGGCAAATtcagaaatatcacagaaatGTAGTAAGAgtacaagcaaaataaaaatgccaaaCTGGTCATTATTAAAGATTATAGTGTTACTGAAGGTACCAAGGTGGGTGGGTAGAGCATACATGAAAAATTAACTTTGTTTGCTGATCAGCTTAAAGCTACCTGTAAGCCTTTTTTGAAATACTGAGATTAAATGTTCATGAAAGCTATTTGCTACTTGCCACGTTGTACTTACCTGAAGTTAAGACTGTCCACATGTGCTTGGGGTTGCCACAGCTGTTTGGACGTTGATTTGCACAAGTCAAGCACATGCTTAAACTTTTTGACTTCGCTCTGTTGGTTTATAGGGTGTGAAAGACTTTTGCTTCCATGCTGACCTTGCTGCACTGTTGCAATCACTTCTGTGGATAGAATCATGCTGACTGAGATCTGTTTGTTTATGATTTCAGGGGATGTGGTACCATCACGTTGGCAGAAAGGCTCTAGAAGAGCACACAGTTGAGGAAGATCCTGAACAGGACGGAAGCAGCAGAAAGGTTTGTTCTGAGCTCTCCCAATGGAATCAGACTGCAGCGCTGACCTGCTTCTGCAGTAAGAATGACAGATGTTATAGCCACAATTTGGGAACCACAAGTCTGGACAtcagtggagaaaaatattGGGTATTTTAACAATGATATGAAACCCCCGTAGCGCTTGGGATGGAAATTAGGAACAAATTGCCTAATATATCACATGCAGTGGCTGACAAACATGCAAGCACAAAATATTCCTTACTGAAGTTTGTCCCATTACGACTGCAAAACAGCAGCCACCACAGGTTCGGAAtccatttaaaaacacaaagttAAATGGCACAAATTACTTCTGAGTGAAAGATTCCTCCAGTGCCAGCAAGCTTACTGCTTTATCTAGCACATCTCCTTTTGCCCACCAAAGTTTTtactttctcattttcacagaataGTTgggtcatccagttccaaccctttGCTGCAGGCTGGTTGCTGCCCACCGCGCCAGGCTGCCTGAACTGACCTTGGACACCTCCATgacttccctgagcagcctctgcagggcctcaccgccctctgaaTGATTAGGGAGACAATTTcttcctcacatccaacctAAGTCCCCCCCTCTTCTGGTTTATAGCCATTAGCTCAGCTACTGgagagctgtgtgctctgctgagGTCTGCACTGAGCCCCCCATGCTCATGGAAAGAAGTTTGCCTCTTGAGAAATTATGACAGTATTTCCTGCCCTGTGTAGACAAACCAGCTGGTGCACAGCTCATTCAGAGATTCCTGAACAACCCTTTTCCTCCATGAAACCATCCTGGGGACTCAGAGCCACCACCTTTGGGAAGCACATTTCTATATCCCACTCTAGAATTGAGAATCAGAGGAccgtttgggttggaagagacccttacATGCCAtgtggtcccactccctgcaatgaacagggacacctacagctccatcaggtgctcagagctccatccagtctgaccttgggtggccccagggatggggcatcaccacctctctgggcaacctgtgccagtgcctcatcacccttactgtcagttttttttcttctatccagtctaaatctcctttcTCTTAGTTTGAAAATATGCACGAATGCATAGGAATGCATGGGAATGATGGGAAGCATCCCCCAGGACCTAGCTTTAATGTTCCTTTTCCCCTAGTAGGGTTCCTATTGAGCCTTGAAGTAAGACCAGACATTCTAATAATTTTctatgtttatttcatttctaatatATAAGAACAAATGTACACAGATTTTCCAGGTGctaggaaaaggaaaaccagaaTATTTTTCAGGTTCAGCTTCTTAGAAACACGACACAGCAGTTCACATTCATGCTGAACTTGGGCTAGAAATGGGGAATATAAAAGGTACAGAAAAGATCAGTACACTTGCAAACCCATGGGAGTGCTTCTCCCCCAAATCTACCATACACTGCAATCTAGCGAAGAACTGCACAGAGCTTATATGGGTGAGGTTTCATTGTGCTCCCAAAGACAAAGCTCAGATTGATTTCCTTATCTCCTTCTGGTGGGGTGAACTTGAATatctgcagcaggctgcagaagatGATGAAAAGCTCCATCTTGGCCATCACCTCTCCCAGACACACGCGATGACCTGCAAGGGAAGGGGAAACGCAGTCAGTCCCCAGACCAGGCTGGATCCTTACACTTTCTGGGATTACACtccctttgttttgcttcttctcCCACAAGGAAAATAATACAGCTTCACACTGAGAGTCTAACTTAGTTAGTTATTAGCACACCTACCTGCTGAGAAGGCAAGGAACGCCTCTCGGATCACAAAATTCCCATCCTTGTCCAAGAAATGGCCAGGGTTGAACTGGTGAGGGGTCTCCCAATACTCAGGGTCAAAAAGAGTTGAGTCTATGTTTGCCATGATGATGGTACCCTGCAAGGAAGATGCTGTTGGCTCAGTTCTGCCTCTGTGTTTCTCAAACATCAAGACTAAAAGGACACAAATGAATTCCACATAGATTttggagcactgctgagcacatgGTAAGAAtaaaacaagtattttattGGGAAAAGATGTTTATCACAAACTGTCCCATCTTGTTGAGggctttttaaatgtttttgtgtgtttgtttcttcaaaaataaataaataaagaaaccTCTTCATCTCAGTTTCAGAAATTTCCCTGCTTTATTCTCTCCATGTCTCCTTTTCCATTCTGTTAGCAAATGCAACAGAATGAAGAGTGGGAGGTTATTTAACTTCTTATCCTAAACCTACCAACATGAGACTTCTGACAAGCTCTGATAgatttacaaacaaaaaacagcacatcCTGCAAATGGAATAGTAGATCTTAACTTATATTTGTCAAGGCAAAGGGAGAGCGCAGAGCAGTAATGTGCAGGAAGATGTGGCCAGAGATCACACTGGAAAAGACAGGATACCTTCGGAACCTGATAACCCAACACAGTTGTATCCTTCACTGCTTGCCTAGGAATAGTGATTAAAATGATGCTGCTAAAGCGAATGATCTCATGAATCACAGCATTTGTATAAGGCAGTTTCTTCCGATCCTCATAGTCGATTTGGTGGGAAGAACCCAGAACAGCATCCAGCTCCTTCTGGACTTTCtctagggaggaaaaaaaaaggaactttctATGTAGAGTAGCACCATGCTTTGCATGAAACGGCTGTCTTTTCTGTTCCGGATTATTGGcagtaatagaaaaaataaaatatgtaaataaattatACATCTTGTATCCTACAATGTAAATACGATTATACAGCTATTTAGGTACTACTCAGCTAGAATCTGGTATTTCccaaattttaatttctgtggttAGATCATCAAGCCCAA
Above is a window of Gallus gallus isolate bGalGal1 chromosome 9, bGalGal1.mat.broiler.GRCg7b, whole genome shotgun sequence DNA encoding:
- the CYP2AB3 gene encoding cytochrome P450, family 2, subfamily AB, polypeptide 3, which encodes MLAVSAVLVCLAASLLLVQFLGMQWKRRQLPPGPAPFPLFGNLLQMKFQIHHDILKKMASMYGNIFTLWLTGTPVVVLHGYQAVKEGMTAHAEEVAGRPLSRAFRLMTNGNGVMFSNGHLWKQQRRFGLLTMRKMGVGKQNQECQIQEEAHHLVQYLRNTKGKPLDPAVPVTHTVSNVICALILGHRFSIEDKRFLRLVEAVDDISAFANSVSFYVHDQVPWIATHFLTRCKKALASIDTMRALLEEEIGSHKGKVDENQDFIGYYLDQMAKSKEDAGATYDKANLLQTIFDLFLAGTETTATTLRWALLYMVAYPDVQEKVHKELDAVLGSSRLICYKDRKNLPYTNAVIHEIQRYSNIVLIALPRYTVKDTELLGFPIPKDTIVLVNIDSVLSDPEKWETPDQFNPGHFLDKDGNFVHREAFLPFSIGHRACMGELLARLELFIIFCTLLQAFTFTLPDGVNEVSTKFVFSSTKKPPPHQICAIPR